A genomic segment from Lutibacter sp. A80 encodes:
- a CDS encoding Nif3-like dinuclear metal center hexameric protein: MTIKDITNCIEEFAPLNYAEGFDNVGLLIGNYTTKVTGVLVTLDTLENIVDEAIEKKCNLIISFHPIIFSGLKKINGNNYVERVVLKAIKNDIAIYTMHTALDNSFNGVNARICDVLGLKNRKILIPQKNTIKKLITYAPIENAEDVRSALFKTGAGNIGNYDFCSYNTEGYGTYRGNENSNPTIGEKKKLHTEKETLISVIFEKHLEHKILTTLFKAHPYEEVAYDIVALDNVNQEIGMGMIGELNEEQSEADFLDFIKETMNAKGIRHSALLNKPIKKVAVLGGSGSFAINNAINANADIYITADIKYHEFYKAENKLIIADIGHYESEQFTKNLLVELLTKKFPNFAIILSKKNTNPIYYL; encoded by the coding sequence ATGACTATTAAAGATATTACAAACTGCATTGAAGAATTTGCACCCTTAAATTACGCTGAAGGGTTTGATAATGTCGGCTTATTAATCGGAAACTATACAACTAAAGTTACTGGCGTATTAGTTACCTTAGACACTTTAGAAAATATAGTTGATGAAGCCATTGAAAAAAAATGCAATCTCATCATTAGCTTTCATCCAATAATTTTTTCAGGTTTAAAAAAAATAAATGGTAATAATTATGTAGAACGGGTTGTTTTAAAAGCTATTAAAAACGACATAGCTATTTATACAATGCATACTGCTTTAGACAATTCATTTAATGGTGTTAATGCAAGAATTTGTGATGTTTTAGGTTTAAAAAATAGAAAAATTTTAATTCCTCAAAAAAACACGATAAAAAAATTAATAACATATGCCCCCATAGAAAATGCAGAAGATGTTAGGTCTGCACTCTTTAAAACAGGCGCAGGAAATATTGGTAATTATGATTTTTGCAGCTATAATACCGAAGGTTATGGTACTTATAGAGGTAATGAAAATTCAAACCCAACAATTGGAGAAAAAAAGAAATTACATACCGAAAAAGAAACATTAATTAGTGTTATTTTTGAGAAACATCTTGAACATAAAATACTAACAACACTTTTTAAAGCACATCCTTATGAAGAAGTTGCTTATGATATTGTAGCTTTAGACAATGTAAATCAAGAAATTGGTATGGGAATGATTGGAGAACTCAACGAAGAACAATCTGAAGCTGATTTTCTAGACTTCATAAAAGAAACGATGAATGCTAAAGGCATTAGACACTCTGCTTTATTAAATAAACCCATTAAAAAAGTAGCAGTTTTAGGCGGATCTGGAAGTTTTGCTATAAACAATGCCATAAACGCTAACGCAGATATTTATATTACAGCTGACATAAAATACCACGAATTTTATAAAGCAGAAAACAAACTAATTATTGCAGATATTGGGCATTATGAGAGTGAACAGTTCACAAAAAATCTTTTAGTAGAGCTACTTACAAAAAAATTTCCTAATTTTGCAATCATTTTATCGAAAAAAAACACAAATCCAATTTATTACTTATAA
- the lpxK gene encoding tetraacyldisaccharide 4'-kinase: MNVLRIIAYPFAILYGIITSIRNFLYDINVLKSTKFKTPTIVVGNLSVGGTGKTPQIEYLIRLLQNNYKIAVLSRGYKRKSTGFIIADKDATAELIGDEPYQFYKKFKNIIVCVDANRTNAIQQLEQLESPPDVILLDDAFQHRKVAGGFNILLTDFNNLYVNDSMLPTGNLREHKFGAKRAQLIVVTKCPKNLSKEEQFKITKKINPAKNQLVFFTAIDYNSNLHGDSEINIDELQYFEVLLVTGIANPTPLTDFLKDRSIDFKHLKYPDHYNFKSQDISKIEETLNSFKSKKKLVLTTEKDYVRIFDKVKNLHYISIKSFVINYKNDFDNKIINYVEQSTGNG, encoded by the coding sequence ATGAATGTTTTAAGAATAATAGCGTATCCTTTTGCAATCTTGTATGGAATTATTACAAGTATACGTAATTTTTTGTACGATATTAATGTTTTAAAATCTACAAAATTTAAAACACCTACAATTGTTGTTGGAAATTTAAGTGTTGGAGGCACTGGAAAAACACCTCAAATTGAATATTTAATTAGGTTATTGCAAAACAATTATAAAATTGCTGTATTGAGTCGGGGATATAAACGAAAAAGTACTGGTTTTATAATTGCTGATAAAGACGCTACTGCCGAATTAATAGGAGATGAACCGTATCAGTTTTATAAAAAATTTAAAAATATTATAGTTTGTGTAGACGCTAATAGAACTAATGCAATTCAGCAATTAGAACAGTTAGAATCTCCACCAGATGTTATTTTGTTAGATGATGCTTTTCAACATAGAAAAGTTGCTGGAGGTTTCAATATTTTATTAACAGATTTTAATAATTTATATGTAAATGACTCGATGTTACCTACAGGTAATTTACGCGAACATAAATTTGGGGCAAAAAGAGCGCAACTTATTGTTGTAACTAAATGTCCTAAAAATCTTTCAAAAGAGGAACAATTTAAAATAACTAAAAAAATTAATCCAGCTAAAAATCAGCTTGTATTTTTTACTGCAATAGATTATAATTCTAATTTACATGGTGATTCAGAGATAAATATAGACGAATTGCAATATTTTGAAGTTTTATTAGTTACAGGTATTGCAAATCCAACTCCTTTAACCGATTTTTTAAAGGATAGAAGTATTGATTTTAAACATTTAAAATATCCAGATCATTATAATTTTAAGAGTCAGGATATCAGTAAAATAGAAGAGACGTTAAATAGCTTTAAATCAAAAAAGAAATTAGTTTTAACTACAGAAAAAGATTATGTTCGTATCTTTGATAAGGTTAAAAATTTACATTATATAAGTATAAAATCATTTGTTATAAATTATAAAAATGATTTTGATAATAAAATAATAAATTATGTGGAACAAAGTACAGGAAACGGTTGA
- a CDS encoding purine-nucleoside phosphorylase — protein MWNKVQETVEFLKNKEITTPDYGIILGTGLGNLADKIDVEVRIPYTEIPNFPVSTVEGHSGELIFGILGGKKVVAMRGRFHYYEGWTMEQTIFPVRVMKYLGVEKLIVSNASGGVNPAFKVGDIMIITDHINLMPEHPLHGKNDVRFGPRFVDMHEAYSKKMITKMEEVAQKMDVIVHKGIYLALQGPTFETPAEYKMVKILGADAVGMSTVPEVIVAKHMGMECFGISVITDLGVEGIVESVSHEEVQEVAKVSEKIVGKLVEEFVKL, from the coding sequence ATGTGGAACAAAGTACAGGAAACGGTTGAGTTTTTAAAGAATAAAGAGATAACAACACCAGATTATGGAATAATTTTAGGAACTGGATTAGGTAATTTAGCTGATAAAATTGATGTTGAAGTTAGAATTCCTTATACTGAAATTCCAAATTTCCCAGTATCAACTGTTGAAGGACATTCGGGAGAGTTGATTTTTGGAATTTTAGGAGGAAAAAAAGTAGTAGCTATGAGAGGTCGTTTTCATTATTATGAAGGTTGGACTATGGAGCAAACTATTTTTCCGGTTAGAGTAATGAAATATTTAGGTGTTGAAAAATTAATTGTTTCTAATGCTTCGGGAGGTGTTAATCCAGCTTTTAAAGTAGGAGATATAATGATAATTACAGATCATATTAATTTAATGCCTGAGCATCCATTACATGGTAAAAATGATGTTCGTTTTGGTCCTCGATTTGTTGATATGCACGAGGCTTATAGTAAAAAAATGATTACTAAAATGGAAGAGGTTGCACAAAAAATGGATGTTATAGTGCATAAAGGTATTTATTTAGCATTACAAGGTCCTACATTTGAGACACCTGCAGAATATAAAATGGTGAAAATTTTAGGAGCAGATGCTGTTGGAATGTCTACAGTTCCAGAAGTTATTGTAGCTAAGCATATGGGAATGGAGTGTTTTGGTATTTCAGTAATTACCGATTTAGGAGTAGAAGGGATAGTTGAATCTGTATCTCATGAAGAGGTTCAAGAGGTAGCTAAAGTTTCAGAAAAAATTGTAGGTAAATTGGTCGAAGAATTTGTAAAATTATAA
- a CDS encoding thioredoxin family protein: MKRVIFLICINFMVTGYAQDNVAMYTNSESIWEQDFSIAEKLTKSTDKPMMIFFTGSDWCGPCKMLVADVFESEKFKNEFKDEFILYEADTPRNKNLITGSQKVDNDKLKKKYNVNSFPTIVVVNGKGKEIARKKSYNLMRDTSYHFLFFEETLKKYK; this comes from the coding sequence ATGAAGAGAGTTATTTTTTTAATATGTATTAACTTTATGGTTACTGGTTACGCACAAGATAATGTAGCAATGTACACCAATTCAGAAAGTATTTGGGAACAAGATTTCTCAATAGCTGAAAAACTAACAAAGTCTACAGATAAACCTATGATGATTTTTTTTACAGGTTCGGACTGGTGTGGGCCTTGTAAAATGTTAGTTGCAGATGTTTTTGAATCTGAAAAGTTTAAAAATGAATTTAAAGATGAATTTATTCTATATGAAGCTGATACTCCAAGAAATAAAAATTTAATAACAGGTTCTCAAAAAGTAGATAATGATAAGTTAAAGAAAAAGTATAATGTGAATTCTTTTCCAACTATTGTTGTTGTTAATGGTAAAGGAAAGGAAATAGCGAGAAAGAAAAGTTATAATTTAATGAGAGATACAAGTTATCACTTTTTGTTTTTTGAAGAAACACTTAAAAAATATAAATAA
- a CDS encoding OmpA family protein yields the protein MKKVLFSITLLVFGATAFAQDLPTNPEPGKCYVRCKTPDIWKNEDVTIETKAAYKKITTIPAKYKTVTERVLVKEASQRLEIVPAVYETRDVVVVVKEASYKLETIPGTFGSETLTYTAKEDASKLSVIPATFKPDSETIEIKPATAVWQMSDVAPDCESSDPNDCRYWCYKPIPAEYTTVPLTKLDVDAHTQRTAVPGFNKTYKKTVVANQPTTRKIEIPEVTKVVKKTVMVTPPTTRTIDIPAEYETISKVVLVSDATEKVVTVPAEYKTVTKEVLVKKGGLTSWKEVDCELTENSILPINWNLASATLTAEAKNIIDTRLLPVLRTGVAVALESHTDSRGTKESNQDLSERRAMAVSNYLISKGINPSQLTANGFGETKLTNRCSDGVSCTEREHRANRRTTFRVINQ from the coding sequence ATGAAAAAAGTATTATTTTCTATTACCTTATTGGTTTTTGGAGCAACTGCATTTGCACAAGATCTACCAACAAACCCAGAACCTGGAAAATGCTATGTTCGTTGTAAAACACCAGATATTTGGAAAAATGAAGATGTAACTATTGAAACAAAAGCTGCTTACAAAAAAATTACTACTATTCCTGCTAAATACAAAACTGTTACAGAAAGAGTTCTTGTTAAAGAAGCTAGTCAACGTTTAGAAATTGTACCAGCAGTTTACGAAACTAGAGATGTTGTAGTTGTTGTTAAAGAAGCTAGTTATAAATTAGAAACAATACCTGGAACTTTTGGTTCAGAAACTTTAACATATACAGCTAAAGAAGATGCTTCAAAATTAAGCGTAATTCCTGCTACTTTTAAACCAGATTCTGAAACAATTGAAATTAAACCTGCAACTGCAGTTTGGCAAATGAGCGATGTAGCTCCTGATTGTGAATCTAGCGATCCAAACGATTGTAGATACTGGTGTTACAAACCAATCCCTGCAGAATACACTACTGTTCCTCTAACTAAATTGGATGTAGATGCACATACACAAAGAACTGCTGTTCCTGGATTTAATAAAACTTACAAAAAAACAGTTGTTGCAAACCAACCTACTACAAGAAAAATTGAAATTCCTGAAGTAACTAAAGTTGTTAAAAAAACTGTTATGGTAACTCCTCCAACTACAAGAACTATTGATATTCCTGCTGAATATGAAACAATATCTAAAGTTGTATTAGTAAGTGATGCTACTGAAAAAGTTGTTACTGTACCTGCAGAGTATAAAACTGTAACTAAAGAAGTTTTAGTTAAAAAAGGTGGTTTAACATCTTGGAAAGAAGTTGATTGTGAATTAACAGAAAATAGTATTTTACCTATCAACTGGAATTTAGCAAGTGCTACATTAACTGCTGAAGCTAAAAATATAATAGACACTCGTTTATTACCTGTTTTAAGAACTGGAGTAGCAGTTGCATTAGAATCTCACACAGATTCTAGAGGAACAAAAGAAAGCAATCAAGATTTATCTGAAAGAAGAGCAATGGCTGTTTCTAATTACTTAATTTCTAAAGGAATTAACCCAAGTCAATTAACTGCTAATGGTTTTGGTGAAACTAAATTAACTAACAGATGTTCTGATGGTGTTTCTTGTACTGAAAGAGAACACAGAGCTAACAGAAGAACTACATTTAGAGTTATTAATCAATAA
- a CDS encoding Ppx/GppA phosphatase family protein: MLKIEKLAGIDIGSNAIRLLVANIITDKNSEHPSFKKSALVRVPIRLGADTFLKGSISQANKNRMIKALKAFKLLMEVHGVENYYACATSAMREAKNGQEVVAEIFEKTAVKINLIDGKKEAAIIFSTDLTNIIKTDKSYVYVDVGGGSTEITIFSNGKIINSKSFKIGTVRLLNKQKSFKDVWESMEVWIKANTKKLNKPILIGSGGNINKIFKLSGKTIGKPLSLIYMKAQYQFLKKMSFEERITELDLNPDRADVIIPATKIYLSAMKWSNAKKVYVPKIGLADGIVKSLYFKNL, encoded by the coding sequence ATTTTGAAAATTGAAAAGCTTGCAGGTATAGACATTGGATCAAATGCCATTAGATTATTAGTAGCAAATATAATTACAGATAAAAACAGCGAACATCCTAGTTTTAAAAAATCGGCATTAGTTCGTGTACCAATCCGTTTAGGAGCTGACACTTTTTTAAAAGGTAGCATCTCACAAGCCAATAAAAATAGAATGATTAAAGCTTTAAAAGCTTTTAAACTATTAATGGAGGTACATGGAGTTGAAAATTATTATGCCTGTGCAACTTCCGCTATGCGAGAAGCAAAAAATGGACAAGAAGTTGTAGCTGAAATTTTTGAAAAAACAGCCGTTAAAATAAATTTAATAGACGGTAAAAAAGAAGCGGCAATAATTTTCTCTACAGATTTAACCAATATTATTAAAACCGACAAGTCTTATGTATATGTAGATGTTGGTGGAGGAAGTACAGAAATAACAATCTTTTCAAATGGAAAAATAATCAATTCAAAATCATTTAAAATAGGTACTGTCCGCTTACTTAACAAACAAAAATCTTTTAAAGATGTTTGGGAAAGTATGGAAGTTTGGATAAAAGCAAACACAAAAAAATTAAATAAACCAATATTAATTGGTTCCGGAGGAAATATTAATAAAATATTTAAACTTTCAGGCAAAACTATAGGTAAACCACTTTCATTAATTTATATGAAAGCACAATATCAATTTCTAAAAAAAATGTCTTTTGAAGAACGAATCACTGAGCTCGATCTAAACCCTGATAGAGCCGATGTTATAATACCTGCTACAAAAATTTACCTATCTGCAATGAAATGGAGCAATGCTAAAAAAGTATATGTTCCTAAAATTGGACTTGCAGATGGTATAGTTAAAAGCTTATATTTTAAAAACTTATAA
- a CDS encoding histidine phosphatase family protein, with translation MKTLYIVRHAKSSWKYEGIKDIDRPLKKRGINDAYLVSNVLLKKIATPDVFISSCANRALHTGMIFSYTFNYPLANLKISKSLYNFSDGYLIKTVKALDDGFDSAIIFSHDHGISDFVNKFGSIQLDHVPTCGVIGIKFDTNHWKNIKNGKTILTEFPKNYK, from the coding sequence ATGAAAACACTTTATATAGTTAGACACGCAAAATCTTCTTGGAAATACGAAGGCATTAAAGACATAGATCGCCCTCTAAAAAAAAGAGGAATTAACGATGCCTACCTAGTTTCAAATGTCTTGCTAAAAAAAATAGCAACTCCAGATGTTTTTATTTCAAGCTGTGCAAACAGAGCATTACATACCGGAATGATTTTTAGCTACACTTTTAATTATCCTTTAGCTAATTTAAAAATCAGCAAATCACTATACAATTTTAGTGATGGCTATTTAATTAAAACCGTAAAAGCTTTAGACGATGGTTTTGATTCTGCCATTATTTTTAGTCACGATCACGGTATTAGTGATTTTGTAAATAAATTTGGAAGCATACAATTAGACCATGTGCCAACATGCGGTGTTATTGGAATTAAATTTGATACAAATCACTGGAAAAACATAAAAAACGGTAAAACAATTTTAACTGAATTTCCTAAAAATTATAAATAA
- the pdxH gene encoding pyridoxamine 5'-phosphate oxidase yields the protein METDLSNYRRNYQKIELSRKDISENPMELFQKWFYEVENFGGDAETNAMTVATIGSDGFPKSRAVLLKKYTWEGFIFYTNYNSEKGKAIENNPNVCLSFLWHNTERQVIIKGVAEKISENMSDGYFESRPDGSKLGAWASDQSEPVPSRKYLDDKLASFEKQFENKEITRPKNWGGYIVRPISIEFWQGRPNRMHDRIRYTLQENYDWKIERLAP from the coding sequence ATGGAAACTGATTTAAGTAATTATCGAAGAAACTATCAAAAAATTGAACTTTCAAGAAAAGATATTTCTGAAAACCCTATGGAGTTATTTCAAAAATGGTTTTATGAAGTTGAAAATTTTGGAGGAGATGCAGAAACAAATGCTATGACAGTAGCCACTATTGGTTCCGATGGTTTTCCAAAAAGTAGAGCTGTATTACTTAAAAAATACACTTGGGAAGGTTTTATTTTTTATACAAACTACAATAGTGAAAAAGGAAAAGCTATAGAAAACAACCCTAATGTCTGCTTGTCTTTTTTATGGCATAATACAGAACGTCAAGTAATTATAAAAGGTGTTGCTGAAAAAATTTCAGAAAACATGTCTGATGGATATTTTGAATCAAGACCCGATGGAAGTAAACTAGGCGCTTGGGCTTCAGATCAAAGTGAACCAGTTCCTTCACGTAAATATTTAGATGATAAATTGGCTTCTTTTGAAAAACAATTCGAAAATAAAGAAATTACAAGACCTAAAAATTGGGGAGGATATATTGTTAGACCAATAAGTATAGAATTCTGGCAAGGTAGACCTAATAGAATGCACGATAGAATAAGATATACATTACAAGAAAATTACGATTGGAAAATTGAACGATTAGCACCTTAA
- a CDS encoding sodium:solute symporter, translated as MQPIYILLLIAVYFCVLLAIAYFTGKNDSNDTFFKANRKSPWYIVAFGMIGASLSGVTFISVPGLVQGSQFSYLQIVIGYLFGYFVIAYVLIPIYYNLKITSIYEFLKLRFGTHSHKTGAFFFFISRVLIASFRLFLVTSVLQYFIFDAWNIPFEITVIFSVLLIWIYTFKGGIKTIVWTDTLQTLFMLIAVFATIFIIINNLNWSLADVFTSPEFKSYSRIIFTDNFNDKNHLIKSFFGGMFITIAMTGLDQDMMQKNLTCKNIKESQWNVISLGFILIVVNFIFLTLGALLFIYANKLGIQIPTVDGAIKTDLLYPEIALNSHLGITIGTVFILGLIAAAYSSADSALTSLTTSFCVDFLDIENNVKSKQKLTRKIIHVVISIILILVIVSFKYVLNDNVINSLLQIVSYTYGPLLGLFTFGIFTKIAIKDKYVWIVSVFSVIATYFINMYSETLLNGYIFGYELLIINGSITFLGLLLIKKTNS; from the coding sequence ATGCAACCAATTTACATTCTTTTGCTAATCGCTGTCTATTTTTGTGTACTTTTAGCTATTGCCTATTTTACAGGTAAAAACGATTCTAACGACACTTTTTTTAAAGCTAATAGAAAATCCCCTTGGTATATTGTTGCTTTTGGTATGATAGGCGCATCATTATCAGGTGTTACTTTTATCTCGGTTCCGGGCTTAGTACAAGGATCGCAGTTTAGTTATTTGCAAATTGTTATTGGATATTTATTTGGGTATTTTGTAATTGCTTACGTGCTTATCCCCATTTATTATAATTTAAAAATCACTTCTATCTACGAATTTTTAAAACTCCGATTTGGAACTCACTCACATAAAACTGGTGCATTTTTCTTTTTTATATCAAGAGTATTAATTGCTTCATTTCGATTGTTTTTAGTAACTTCTGTACTTCAATATTTTATTTTTGATGCTTGGAATATACCCTTTGAAATTACTGTAATTTTTTCGGTTCTTTTAATTTGGATTTATACTTTTAAAGGAGGAATTAAAACAATAGTTTGGACAGATACCCTGCAGACTCTGTTTATGTTAATTGCAGTTTTTGCCACAATATTTATAATTATCAATAATTTAAATTGGTCTTTGGCAGATGTTTTTACTTCTCCTGAATTTAAGAGTTATAGTAGAATAATTTTTACAGATAATTTTAACGATAAAAATCACTTGATAAAATCATTCTTTGGAGGTATGTTTATAACCATTGCTATGACAGGTTTAGATCAAGATATGATGCAAAAAAACTTAACCTGTAAAAACATAAAAGAATCTCAATGGAATGTTATTTCACTCGGTTTTATTTTAATAGTAGTAAATTTTATTTTTTTAACGCTAGGAGCTTTATTATTTATCTATGCAAACAAACTTGGCATTCAAATTCCAACAGTTGATGGAGCCATTAAAACAGATTTATTGTATCCAGAAATTGCATTAAACAGCCATTTAGGTATTACCATTGGAACTGTATTTATATTAGGTTTAATCGCTGCAGCTTATTCTAGTGCAGATAGTGCATTAACCTCCTTAACAACATCTTTTTGCGTAGATTTTTTAGACATTGAAAACAACGTAAAATCTAAACAAAAATTAACTAGAAAAATAATTCATGTAGTAATTTCAATTATATTAATACTAGTAATTGTAAGTTTTAAATATGTTTTAAACGACAATGTTATTAATAGTTTATTGCAAATTGTATCTTACACTTATGGTCCTTTATTAGGTTTGTTTACCTTTGGAATATTTACAAAAATTGCTATTAAAGACAAATATGTATGGATTGTAAGCGTTTTTTCTGTAATTGCAACATATTTTATTAATATGTATTCCGAAACACTTTTAAATGGTTATATATTTGGTTATGAACTTTTAATTATTAACGGATCTATTACATTTTTAGGATTGTTATTAATTAAAAAAACGAATTCGTAA
- the recR gene encoding recombination mediator RecR has translation MNFSSKLLENAVNEVSQLPGIGKRTALRLVLHLLKQPAAHTHQLAGALTNLVDEIKLCKKCHNISDVEICEICANPSRNEEIICVVEDVRDVMAIENTSRFKGLYHVLGGKISPIEGVGPQNLTIDSLIDKVKSGVVKEVIFALSSTIEGDTTNFYIFKQLEKYAIKTSTIARGIAVGDELEYADEVTLGRSIVNRIPFENSL, from the coding sequence ATGAATTTTTCGTCTAAACTTTTGGAAAATGCTGTGAATGAAGTCTCTCAATTACCAGGAATTGGTAAAAGAACGGCATTGCGGCTGGTTTTACATTTATTAAAGCAGCCAGCAGCACATACACACCAATTAGCTGGTGCATTAACTAATTTAGTTGATGAAATTAAATTATGTAAAAAATGTCATAATATTTCTGATGTAGAAATTTGTGAAATTTGTGCAAATCCATCACGAAATGAAGAAATTATTTGTGTTGTTGAAGATGTTAGAGATGTAATGGCCATAGAAAACACGTCTCGTTTTAAAGGATTATATCATGTTTTAGGTGGTAAAATATCTCCAATTGAAGGTGTTGGTCCACAAAATTTAACAATAGATAGTTTAATCGATAAAGTAAAAAGTGGAGTTGTTAAAGAAGTAATTTTTGCTTTAAGTTCCACTATTGAAGGAGATACTACCAATTTTTATATTTTTAAACAGTTAGAAAAATATGCTATTAAAACTTCAACAATAGCAAGAGGTATTGCTGTTGGAGATGAATTAGAATATGCCGATGAGGTAACATTAGGAAGAAGTATTGTAAATAGAATTCCTTTTGAAAATTCACTGTAA
- a CDS encoding glycosyltransferase family 2 protein, whose product MDVSIVIVNYNVRYFLEQCILSVQAASKNNSTEIIVVDNNSTDESCKLLKEKYPEVKLIENKENIGFSKANNQGVKIATGDYLLILNPDTIIAEDTLDKILNFAKAKHNLGVLGVKLIDGSGEFAPESKRGIPTPSVSFNKLFGISSKRTGKYYATHLNENESGVMDIASGAFMFIKRTVFNEVEGFSEAYFMYGEDIDLSMKILNKGYQNYYYADTQIIHFKGESTTKNSKYLNHFHDAMKIFYKMHFKLNMVYDFIMRIGIEFWYLLKYFRFTKVKKGVKPAFNLLYLGDDKLIVNFLNKKYLVVKESILDDFSEIKKIIKNNKIEAVVFDNSTISNKKIIAHIQELKNENVSFKIHPKTTNFLIGSTCPNVRGHVEIIE is encoded by the coding sequence ATGGATGTTTCTATAGTAATTGTTAATTACAATGTACGGTATTTTTTAGAGCAATGTATTTTAAGCGTACAAGCTGCTTCAAAAAATAATAGTACAGAAATTATTGTGGTTGATAATAATTCTACAGATGAAAGTTGTAAACTACTAAAAGAAAAATATCCAGAAGTTAAATTAATTGAAAACAAAGAAAATATTGGTTTTTCAAAAGCTAATAATCAGGGTGTTAAAATTGCAACGGGAGATTATCTATTAATTTTAAACCCAGATACTATAATTGCAGAAGACACTCTTGATAAAATTTTAAACTTTGCAAAAGCAAAACATAATTTAGGCGTTTTAGGCGTTAAATTAATTGATGGATCTGGAGAGTTTGCACCTGAAAGTAAACGAGGAATTCCTACTCCAAGTGTGTCATTTAATAAGCTTTTTGGTATTTCAAGTAAGCGTACTGGTAAATATTATGCAACACATTTAAATGAAAATGAATCTGGAGTTATGGATATTGCTTCAGGAGCATTTATGTTTATAAAACGAACTGTTTTTAACGAGGTTGAAGGCTTTAGTGAAGCTTATTTTATGTATGGAGAAGACATAGATTTAAGTATGAAAATTTTGAATAAAGGATATCAAAATTACTATTATGCGGATACTCAAATAATTCATTTTAAAGGAGAAAGCACAACCAAAAACAGCAAATACCTAAACCATTTTCATGATGCAATGAAGATATTTTATAAAATGCATTTTAAATTGAATATGGTTTATGATTTTATAATGCGTATTGGTATTGAATTTTGGTATTTATTAAAATATTTTAGATTTACTAAAGTTAAAAAAGGGGTAAAGCCAGCATTTAATTTATTGTATTTAGGTGATGATAAATTAATTGTAAATTTTTTAAATAAAAAGTATTTAGTGGTAAAAGAGTCGATTTTAGATGATTTTTCTGAAATAAAAAAAATAATAAAAAACAATAAAATTGAAGCCGTTGTATTTGATAATTCAACAATTTCAAATAAAAAAATTATTGCACATATTCAGGAATTAAAAAATGAAAATGTTTCATTTAAAATTCATCCAAAAACAACTAATTTCTTAATAGGTAGTACTTGCCCAAATGTTAGAGGGCACGTAGAAATTATAGAATAA